Proteins from one Sabethes cyaneus chromosome 2, idSabCyanKW18_F2, whole genome shotgun sequence genomic window:
- the LOC128733517 gene encoding POU domain protein CF1A yields the protein MAATTYISPSGELDMALGGGYHTSSPRSAADANEMKYMHHHHHQSHHHVPSSPSPNPAGLGSVTGGLGGVGGNPWAALQPTDPWALHSHHPHSHPHATDVKQEMHLSQQARAQQGMASPHAWHAPVHPGTHYATGGSPLQYHHAMNGMLHHPAHPAHHQSAPPLHHSLRGESPQLHIPHHHLQGDRDVSAGEEDTPTSDDLEAFAKQFKQRRIKLGFTQADVGLALGTLYGNVFSQTTICRFEALQLSFKNMCKLKPLLQKWLEEADSTTGSPTSIDKIAAQGRKRKKRTSIEVSVKGALEQHFHKQPKPSAQEITSLADSLQLEKEVVRVWFCNRRQKEKRMTPPNTMGGDMMDGMPPGHMGHGGHGYHPHHDMHGSPMGTHSHSHSPPMLSPQSMGGGGHHQLTAH from the coding sequence ATGGCCGCCACCACGTACATATCGCCTAGCGGCGAGCTGGACATGGCCTTAGGCGGCGGTTACCATACGTCTTCACCGCGAAGTGCAGCCGATGCAAACGAGATGAAGTATATgcatcatcatcaccaccagAGCCATCACCATGTGCCCTCTAGTCCTAGTCCGAATCCTGCTGGTTTGGGTTCGGTAACGGGTGGCCTCGGTGGAGTTGGTGGCAATCCTTGGGCTGCTCTTCAACCAACGGATCCATGGGCGTTGCATTCGCATCATCCTCATTCCCACCCGCATGCGACAGACGTGAAGCAGGAAATGCATTTATCGCAACAAGCTCGGGCACAGCAAGGTATGGCTTCTCCACATGCCTGGCATGCACCGGTGCATCCCGGAACGCATTACGCCACTGGAGGATCTCCACTGCAATACCACCATGCAATGAACGGAATGCTTCATCATCCTGCTCATCCTGCTCATCACCAAAGTGCACCCCCTTTGCATCACTCGTTACGGGGTGAGTCGCCTCAGCTGCACATACCACACCATCACCTGCAGGGCGATCGGGACGTGAGTGCCGGAGAAGAAGATACTCCAACGTCTGACGATCTAGAAGCGTTTGCAAAGCAATTTAAACAAAGACGAATTAAGCTAGGATTTACACAGGCAGACGTAGGCCTGGCACTGGGCACCCTGTACGGCAACGTATTCTCACAAACAACGATATGTCGATTCGAGGCTCTACAGTTAAGTTTTAAGAATATGTGCAAACTAAAGCCACTGCTACAAAAATGGCTAGAAGAGGCTGACTCTACCACGGGTTCGCCAACCAGCATCGACAAAATTGCTGCCCAGGGTCGAAAGCGAAAAAAGCGAACCAGCATCGAGGTGTCAGTGAAAGGAGCCCTAGAACAGCATTTCCACAAACAGCCGAAGCCATCGGCACAGGAAATCACTTCGTTGGCCGATTCGTTGCAGCTTGAGAAGGAAGTAGTCAGAGTATGGTTCTGCAACCGACGGCAGAAAGAAAAACGGATGACACCACCAAATACAATGGGTGGTGACATGATGGATGGAATGCCGCCCGGACATATGGGCCATGGAGGACACGGCTATCATCCGCACCATGACATGCACGGTAGTCCAATGGGTACCCACAGCCACAGCCACAGTCCGCCCATGCTCAGCCCTCAGAGTATGGGCGGTGGAGGGCACCATCAGTTAACGGCCCACTAG